The following are from one region of the Falco biarmicus isolate bFalBia1 chromosome 1, bFalBia1.pri, whole genome shotgun sequence genome:
- the LAT2 gene encoding linker for activation of T-cells family member 2, giving the protein MRAGCSQAMAQLELLWAAALMLLGAAVSLCVKCQLSATKREKQPSERTNQLEGQQTFEVIRFHSTTTRRLEQIKEPENLSIARKTTKELSASRHAGYGSRTECRYQNFLTVVRRADGKPSVLAEDYLQEDAAYVEPISLDYYNCASFFRPPNEKEEDSHSYQNVVIEVSHSSDSDDAVDYENSTAIHVWELQQVEALQRESPDDEPDYVNTAPVSGSDTLSMQRSSFLQERNWQGRGCFYNSSSSLVLNEIPTCSLSVL; this is encoded by the exons ATGAGG GCTGGATGCAGCCAGGCCATGgcgcagctggagctgctgtgggcagcCGCGCTGATGCTGCTCGGGGCCGCTGTCAGCCTCTGCGTCAAGTGCCAGCTCTCCG CCACCAAGCGAGAGAAGCAGCCAAGTGAGAGGACGAACCA GCTTGAAGGGCAGCAGACGTTTGAGGTGATTCGATTCCATTCCA CTACGACCCGAAGGCTGGAACAAATTAAGGAGCCTGAAAACTTATCAATAGCAAG gaaaacCACCAAGGAACTCAGTGCCTCCCGGCACGCTGGATACG GGAGCCGGACCGAGTGCAGGTACCAGAACTTCCTGACAG TGGTACGGCGTGCTGACGGCAAACCCTCTGTGCTTGCAGAGGACTACCTGCAAGAGGACGCTGCCTACGT GGAGCCCATATCTCTGGATTACTACAACTGTGCCAGTTTCTTCAGACCACCCAATG agaaagaagaggattCCCATTCCTATCAAAACGTTGTCATTGAAGTGTCTCACAGCTCCGATTCAG ATGATGCTGTAGACTATGAGAACAGCACAGCGATACACGTATGGGAACTCCAGCAAGTGGAAG ctctgcagagagaaagCCCAGATGATGAGCCAGACTACGTCAACACGGCTCCTGTGTCAGGCTCTGACACTCTGTCAATGCAAAG AAGCAGTTTCCTACAGGAGAGGAACTGGCAAGGCAGAGGATGCTTTTACAACAGCAGCAGTTCTCTGGTGCTGAATGAGATACCAACTTGTTCAT tatCTGTTCTGTAA